Proteins encoded together in one Vitis vinifera cultivar Pinot Noir 40024 chromosome 4, ASM3070453v1 window:
- the LOC100266369 gene encoding V-type proton ATPase catalytic subunit A isoform X1 — protein MPSINGARLTTFEDSEKESEYGYVRKVSGPVVVADGMAGAAMYELVRVGYDNLILEIIRLEGDSATIQVYEETAGLMVNDPVLRTHKPLSVELGPGILGNIFDGIQRPLKTIAKRSGDVYIPRGVSVPALDKDTLWEFQPKKLGEGDLLTGGDLYASVFENSLMQHHVALPPDAMGKITYIAPPGQYSLKDTVLELEFQGVKKQFTMLQTWPVRTPRPVASKLAADTPLLTGQRVLDALFPSVLGGTCAIPGAFGCGKTVISQALSKYSNSDTVVYVGCGERGNEMAEVLMDFPQLTMTLPDGREESVMKRTTLVANTSNMPVAAREASIYTGITIAEYFRDMGYNVSMMADSTSRWAEALREISGRLAEMPADSGYPAYLAARLASFYERAGKVKCLGGPERTGSVTIVGAVSPPGGDFSDPVTSATLSIVQVFWGLDKKLAQRKHFPSVNWLISYSKYSTALESFYEQYDPDFINIRTKAREVLQREDDLNEIVQLVGKDALAETDKITLETAKLLREDYLAQNAFTPYDKFCPFYKSVWMMRNIIHFYNLANQAVERGAGMDGQKITYSLIKHRLGDLFYRLVSQKFEDPAEGEEALVAKFTKLNEDLTMGFHNLEDEGR, from the exons ATGCCATCCATTAATGGAGCTCGATTAACTACATTTGAGGATTCTGAGAAAGAGAGCGAGTATGGATATGTTCGCAAg GTGTCCGGACCAGTTGTCGTTGCTGATGGAATGGCAGGAGCTGCTATGTATGAACTGGTTCGAGTTGGTTATGACAACCTTATCCTGGAAATTATTCGATTGGAAGGAGATTCAGCTACCATCCAAG TTTATGAAGAAACAGCTGGTTTGATGGTGAACGACCCTGTTTTACGAACACACAAG CCCCTCTCAGTGGAGCTGGGACCTGGaattttaggaaacatttttgATGGCATTCAG AGGCCACTGAAGACTATTGCTAAGAGATCTGGTGATGTCTATATTCCTCGTGGTGTTTCTGTCCCAGCCCTTGACAAAGATACACTATGGGAGTTCCAGCCCAAGAAACTAG GTGAAGGAGATCTTTTAACTGGTGGAGACTTGTATGCT TCTGTTTTTGAGAATAGCTTAATGCAACACCATGTTGCACTTCCCCCTGATGCTATGGGAAAGATCACTTACATAGCACCACCTGGTCAATATTCACTAAAG GACACAGTGCTAGAACTTGAGTTTCAAGGTGTCAAAAAGCAATTTACCATGCTTCAG ACTTGGCCTGTCCGTACACCTAGGCCTGTTGCCTCAAAGCTTGCTGCTGATACACCTCTCCTTACTGGGCAG CGTGTTCTCGATGCTCTCTTTCCCTCAGTCCTGGGTGGGACTTGTGCAATTCCTGGGGCATTTGGCTGTGGGAAAACAGTCATCAGTCAAGCTCTTTCCAAG TACTCTAATTCTGACACTGTGGTTTATGTTGGATGTggagagagaggaaatgaaaTGGCAGAG GTTCTGATGGATTTTCCTCAACTGACAATGACACTGCCTGATGGGAGAGAAGAATCTGTCATGAAGAGAACTACGCTCGTAGCTAACACTTCTAACATGCCTGTGGCTGCAAGGGAGGCTTCAATTTATACAG GTATCACAATTGCCGAATACTTTAGAGACATGGGTTACAATGTCAGTATGATGGCAGATTCAACATCTCGTTGGGCTGAGGCTTTGCGTGAGATATCTGGAAGACTG GCAGAAATGCCAGCAGACAGTGGTTACCCTGCTTATCTGGCAGCACGTTTAGCCTCTTTCTATGAGCGTGCTGGTAAAGTTAAGTGCCTTGGTGGGCCAGAACGCACAGGTAGTGTCACCATTGTGGGTGCAGTTTCTCCACCAGGTGGAGATTTTTCAGATCCAGTGACATCAGCTACACTTAGTATTGTCCAG GTGTTCTGGGGTTTGGACAAAAAGCTTGCTCAGAGGAAACATTTCCCATCTGTAAACTGGCTTATTTCTTACTCTAAGTACTCAACC GCATTGGAATCTTTTTATGAACAATATGACCCTGATTTTATTAATATCAGGACAAAGGCTCGTGAGGTGCTGCAAAGAGAAGATGACCTTAATGAAATTGTCCAG CTTGTTGGAAAGGATGCTTTGGCAGAAACGGATAAAATTACACTGGAGACTGCAAAGCTCTTGAGGGAGGACTATCTTGCTCAAAATGCTTTCACACC ATATGACAAGTTTTGTCCCTTTTACAAGTCAGTTTGGATGATGAGGAACATTATTCATTTCTATAATTTGGCCAATCAG GCAGTAGAACGAGGAGCTGGTATGGACGGGCAGAAAATAACATACAGCCTCATCAAGCATCGTCTTGGAGATCTTTTCTACCGTCTTGT ATCTCAGAAATTTGAAGATCCAGCAGAAGGCGAGGAAGCTCTGGTAGCAAAGTTCACCAAACTAAATGAAGATCTCACCATGGGCTTCCACAACCTTGAGGATGAAGGCCGGTGA
- the LOC100266369 gene encoding V-type proton ATPase catalytic subunit A isoform X2, which yields MSSAFIYLKRPLKTIAKRSGDVYIPRGVSVPALDKDTLWEFQPKKLGEGDLLTGGDLYASVFENSLMQHHVALPPDAMGKITYIAPPGQYSLKDTVLELEFQGVKKQFTMLQTWPVRTPRPVASKLAADTPLLTGQRVLDALFPSVLGGTCAIPGAFGCGKTVISQALSKYSNSDTVVYVGCGERGNEMAEVLMDFPQLTMTLPDGREESVMKRTTLVANTSNMPVAAREASIYTGITIAEYFRDMGYNVSMMADSTSRWAEALREISGRLAEMPADSGYPAYLAARLASFYERAGKVKCLGGPERTGSVTIVGAVSPPGGDFSDPVTSATLSIVQVFWGLDKKLAQRKHFPSVNWLISYSKYSTALESFYEQYDPDFINIRTKAREVLQREDDLNEIVQLVGKDALAETDKITLETAKLLREDYLAQNAFTPYDKFCPFYKSVWMMRNIIHFYNLANQAVERGAGMDGQKITYSLIKHRLGDLFYRLVSQKFEDPAEGEEALVAKFTKLNEDLTMGFHNLEDEGR from the exons ATGTCTTCTGCATTCATTTATCTCAAg AGGCCACTGAAGACTATTGCTAAGAGATCTGGTGATGTCTATATTCCTCGTGGTGTTTCTGTCCCAGCCCTTGACAAAGATACACTATGGGAGTTCCAGCCCAAGAAACTAG GTGAAGGAGATCTTTTAACTGGTGGAGACTTGTATGCT TCTGTTTTTGAGAATAGCTTAATGCAACACCATGTTGCACTTCCCCCTGATGCTATGGGAAAGATCACTTACATAGCACCACCTGGTCAATATTCACTAAAG GACACAGTGCTAGAACTTGAGTTTCAAGGTGTCAAAAAGCAATTTACCATGCTTCAG ACTTGGCCTGTCCGTACACCTAGGCCTGTTGCCTCAAAGCTTGCTGCTGATACACCTCTCCTTACTGGGCAG CGTGTTCTCGATGCTCTCTTTCCCTCAGTCCTGGGTGGGACTTGTGCAATTCCTGGGGCATTTGGCTGTGGGAAAACAGTCATCAGTCAAGCTCTTTCCAAG TACTCTAATTCTGACACTGTGGTTTATGTTGGATGTggagagagaggaaatgaaaTGGCAGAG GTTCTGATGGATTTTCCTCAACTGACAATGACACTGCCTGATGGGAGAGAAGAATCTGTCATGAAGAGAACTACGCTCGTAGCTAACACTTCTAACATGCCTGTGGCTGCAAGGGAGGCTTCAATTTATACAG GTATCACAATTGCCGAATACTTTAGAGACATGGGTTACAATGTCAGTATGATGGCAGATTCAACATCTCGTTGGGCTGAGGCTTTGCGTGAGATATCTGGAAGACTG GCAGAAATGCCAGCAGACAGTGGTTACCCTGCTTATCTGGCAGCACGTTTAGCCTCTTTCTATGAGCGTGCTGGTAAAGTTAAGTGCCTTGGTGGGCCAGAACGCACAGGTAGTGTCACCATTGTGGGTGCAGTTTCTCCACCAGGTGGAGATTTTTCAGATCCAGTGACATCAGCTACACTTAGTATTGTCCAG GTGTTCTGGGGTTTGGACAAAAAGCTTGCTCAGAGGAAACATTTCCCATCTGTAAACTGGCTTATTTCTTACTCTAAGTACTCAACC GCATTGGAATCTTTTTATGAACAATATGACCCTGATTTTATTAATATCAGGACAAAGGCTCGTGAGGTGCTGCAAAGAGAAGATGACCTTAATGAAATTGTCCAG CTTGTTGGAAAGGATGCTTTGGCAGAAACGGATAAAATTACACTGGAGACTGCAAAGCTCTTGAGGGAGGACTATCTTGCTCAAAATGCTTTCACACC ATATGACAAGTTTTGTCCCTTTTACAAGTCAGTTTGGATGATGAGGAACATTATTCATTTCTATAATTTGGCCAATCAG GCAGTAGAACGAGGAGCTGGTATGGACGGGCAGAAAATAACATACAGCCTCATCAAGCATCGTCTTGGAGATCTTTTCTACCGTCTTGT ATCTCAGAAATTTGAAGATCCAGCAGAAGGCGAGGAAGCTCTGGTAGCAAAGTTCACCAAACTAAATGAAGATCTCACCATGGGCTTCCACAACCTTGAGGATGAAGGCCGGTGA
- the LOC100261165 gene encoding uncharacterized protein LOC100261165 isoform X1 gives MAPKKRREGEAPVDTSTTSVRVTRSSTRRLGAKANDSVAPAPAPPERPKKKVKKTEDVKEPEKVADGSKTIVIEHCKQCNSFKTRATQVKDGLEKGVLGITVVVNPEKPRRGCFEIREEGGEKFISLLVKLMPHHSQYHGKALCFYAIIILFVCSIFLFFLQWFAILYTIICDT, from the exons ATGGCGCCCAAGAAACGCAGAGAGGGGGAGGCTCCGGTAGACACTAGTACGACATCGGTAAGGGTGACTCGGAGCTCGACTCGCCGGCTCGGTGCGAAAGCCAACGACTCAGTGGCTCCTGCTCCTGCACCGCCGGAGCGGCCGAAGAAGAAAGTCAAGAAGACCGAGGACGTGAAAGAACCGGAGAAGGTTGCCGATGGTTCCAAAACGATTGTTATAGAGCATTG CAAACAGTGCAACTCATTCAAGACAAGAGCTACTCAAGTAAAGGATGGATTAGAGAAGGGTGTGTTGGGTATCACCGTTGTTGTCAACCCAGAAAAG CCAAGAAGAGGATGCTTCGAAATTCGGGAGGAAGGTGGCGAGAAGTTCATCAGTCTTCTGGTAAAACTCATGCCTCATCATTCACAGTATCATGGGAAGGCACTATGTTTTTATGCCATAATCATTTTATTCGTTTGCagtatattcttattttttcttcaatggTTTGCAATTTTATACACCATCATTTGTGATACTTAA
- the LOC100261165 gene encoding uncharacterized protein LOC100261165 isoform X2, whose translation MAPKKRREGEAPVDTSTTSVRVTRSSTRRLGAKANDSVAPAPAPPERPKKKVKKTEDVKEPEKVADGSKTIVIEHCKQCNSFKTRATQVKDGLEKGVLGITVVVNPEKPRRGCFEIREEGGEKFISLLDMKRPFAPMKALDMDKVISDIIDKIK comes from the exons ATGGCGCCCAAGAAACGCAGAGAGGGGGAGGCTCCGGTAGACACTAGTACGACATCGGTAAGGGTGACTCGGAGCTCGACTCGCCGGCTCGGTGCGAAAGCCAACGACTCAGTGGCTCCTGCTCCTGCACCGCCGGAGCGGCCGAAGAAGAAAGTCAAGAAGACCGAGGACGTGAAAGAACCGGAGAAGGTTGCCGATGGTTCCAAAACGATTGTTATAGAGCATTG CAAACAGTGCAACTCATTCAAGACAAGAGCTACTCAAGTAAAGGATGGATTAGAGAAGGGTGTGTTGGGTATCACCGTTGTTGTCAACCCAGAAAAG CCAAGAAGAGGATGCTTCGAAATTCGGGAGGAAGGTGGCGAGAAGTTCATCAGTCTTCTG GATATGAAGCGACCATTTGCACCAATGAAGGCACTTGACATGGACAAAGTCATTTCTGATATCATTGACAAGATCAAATGA